CACATCCGCTGGCATGATCAGATTCATCGTCACAGGGATACCTTCCTCCGCCATGCTTTTGAAAAATGCGACATACTCTTCGGTGGAATGGGTCGGCCCGTCACTGATTTTGCCATTCAAAGGCTTGGCCGGATACCAGCCGTTCTTATCCATCAAACACCACCAAGCTGGAAGCACATCGCCATACTGCTTCCCGGGACCGAATAGCTGAGGATCATGGCGGGAAATAGTCGACGCGCTATCAGTCACACCTAGTTCACTGAAGGGACTGACCATCGGCCCACGATTGGTGCTCAGTCCGACCACCGCCTTGGGGTTACCAGCCTTGATCGCACGTGCCCACGCTTCCCAGTCGGGATTCAGCGGATAGTCCCAAGCCAGTGCGCCATCCATGTATCCAAAGCCCATTAGCTTGTCCCCATAGCGCAGGCTACACTCACGTAGGATCGCCTCAATATGATCACTGAAAGCTGTCGAGCCCAGCTCATTGGCTCCTAAAGCCTCACGCCACACTTCTGGATCGTAGCCGTTGTAACCGGTATGCAGGTAAAACAGTGTGCGGATGCCCCGCTGATCAAGCGCATCAATAATCTCGCCCAACAGGTCACGCTCGGAAGTGCGTCCAGGCGCGACCTGATCAACCGCCTCATTCGGCGCTGGCCAATAGAATCCTTGGTGCGTCGCGGTAAACGTCACCCATGCGGCTCCCGTGCGCTCAACTGCATCCGCGAAAACATCGACATCAAACAGCTTTACAGATTCCTGAAACCAATCCGCTCGTTGTTTGTCGCCGTGGAAAGACCGACTCCGCGCCGACCAATGAACGAAGATTCCGTATTTTTCATCCACCATCCAAGAAGCGTCACCTCGGATCTCCTTCGCCCGTTCGACCTCTCCTGCACGCGCCTCGGCCGTCCCCAGCTCGATTGAGAATAGATGAAAATTCTCGGTCACCCCCTGCCCGAAGCGTGGAGCGTCATCATTTCTGCCTGGTATCGGCTTTGCCTCGGGGAGACGAAACGTCACTTCATTCTCACCCGCTTTCAGAGCCAATGTTCCGGGCATCGCCTGACGCCAGAAATATGGCTTCCCTTTCCAAGTCCGAAGCATCGCAGGCGCGTTGAGCACTGAGTCGCCCGAGCTCACTTCGATTTGTGTAGGATTCTGAGTGCTGAACAGCACATTCACGTCATAGTGACCATCCTCGGGCACGACGACTTTCCAAGTCACCGTATCCTCAGGCGACTCAAACTTATAGACGACATTACCACTCCGGAAATGCGGCTCCGCATTTCCACCGATTACACCGCGCGAAGCGACCATTGCGGTGACGTCATCTGGGCTCAATTCAAAGGCGACAACCGGAGGTGAGTCCTTCGATTGAGCGCACACAGGCGCAACCGCGCTCACCATCGATACAATCGCCGCTAAGGCGATCCATCGACTGTTACGGCGGACAGTTGCGGCACCCGCGTGGGCAGGAGGCGTTACACCACTATGTGTGCTTGTGGCCTTTGCGCGGTCTTCGCAAGCAAAGCCCCTACGTAGGAGTCGCAAACGACTTCGAAGATTCTTTTCAGAAATCATGATGTGGGGGTATCTTTTGAGGGGTATCTTTATTGGGTGTTTCGGGAGGGACGGCCTCCCCTTCGACAGGCTCAGGGTCTTGAGCTTGTCGAAACGACGCGCCGTCCGCAGCGTGTGAGCCCTGTTCTAAGGCTCGGCGGACGAGGCGGAGTTCGTCCCTCCCAAATGTGTTGAATCAAAAATCGCAGTTCTTGGTGTGTGGCAGTATCCTACTCCGCCAACCAGATCACGGTAGCACCGTGAACGCTCTCGCGTCCATTTGCACCTACTGCAGCGACCTTGAGAGTCATCTGCTCAATCTCTTTTATATCAGTCACTTTGTAGTTAAAGACCGTGCCTTTGATGTCTGAAGCGATGAGCTCATAGTCCGGTGCGTTGCCAACAGCTCGGTAGAGGTTGTAGGACGCCGCGTCGGCGCTTTCAGCCCAAGAGAGCTTGATGCGGTTGAACCTATTTCCTTGCTCGATCTTTAGGTTCGAAGGCGCAGCCACTGGAACGTAAGCCGGAATTTCACTCACCACATAGGTCTCACCTTTGGTAGACTCGATACTGACTTGATCCGTGCCCTTGGCTGCGAACGTCACTGCCTGACCTTCACTAGTCTTGATGGCAGCCTTCGCGATATTTGGATACCTCAACTTAAGCGTTCCGCCGGCGTTGGACAATACTTCCAACTGGCTGGCCTGACCGTTCGACCATTGTGCGGAGACCTCGAAGTTGCCGCGCGCTAAGAGACCACGGTAGCTACCGTCCGGCCAAGCACTCGGTAATGCTGCCAAGGGTGATAGCACATAGTCTTGGCTCTGGAGGAGTAACTCCGCAACTCCGGCGGTGGCACCGTAGTTGCCGTCAGCCTGGAACAGCGGGCCGCCCCGGTGATCGTTGAACAAATTGTGCATGAAGTTCCCTTCCAGTAAATCCCGATAGAAAAGATACGCCTCATCGCCATCATACACGCGAGCCCAGAATGCAACACGCTCAGCGCGTGCCCACCCAATGTTTGATTTTCGGGTGCGTAGCGTTAGGGTTTCCTTAACGGCATCGAGCCATGCTGGAGTTGAGCCGTTGATTAACTGCCCCGGATACGATCCCAGCAGCATGGACGTGTGTCGATGGTGAGGGTCGATCGATTTGCCTGCGTCGGCGTAGAATTCTTCTTCGCGGAACTCCTTAATTTGTCCAGACTTTCCAATTTGAATCGGATCCAGCAGAGGGAGTTGTTCTTCGTAAAGCGCTAAACGCTCATCAGTGTTACCGAGTATTTTGGCAGCCTTCAGTGTATGATAATGGGTTTCATAGAACATCTGCTGGTCGAAGGTCGTGCCGATTGTCTCGCGCTTCTTTTTTCCTTCCAAGTATTGCTCTGGGGATGAGGACGGCTTGGCCAGTAGCTTACCATCGATTTCCTGAACAAAGCGGGAAATGAAATTGGACTGTTCATACAACACGGGATAGACGGTTTCGTCTAGCAGAGCCTCGTCGCGAGTGAAGTCGTAGTAGTCCCAGAACATATGACAAATCCAGCCCCCAGTGCCGAAGCCAGCGATCGGAGTCTTGCCAGGAACATTATACGGATTGGACCAAAACGGGCCCGACCAGCCGTTATCCCCATCAGGGTCGAGTTGGGAGGGATTATATTGCTTGATGTATTGATCGGCATACTCGCGCTGACGATGCACGAAGGCATTGAAATATCCCGCGTAGGACTCAAAAAGCTCAGGCAAGTTCGCACTGAAGACTGGCGCATAGGCCATCTGCACATTCGTGTCGTGCAGATACTGAGAAGACCACGGTGGTCTCGCATAGACATTCCAGATTCCCTGAAGGTGCGGTGGAAGTGTGCCTGCCCTCGAGGAACAAATCAACATGTAGCGTCCGAATTGGAACGCGAGCTCCTCGAGATAGAGATCTGAAGCACCATTTGGATAGGCATCGACCATTTCGTCGGTAGGAATCGACGGCTGAGTCGCTCCTAGGTCGAGACTCACACGGTCATAGAGTTCTTTGTAATCGGCCTGGTGATTCGCCAGTAACTCTTCATAAGATAACGCTGCTGCGTCCGCAATATATTGGCTGACCTTTTCATGTGGATGTGGAAATCCAGCAAGTTTCTCAGTCGGCTGCGCGGTCAGAAAAACCTTAGGGTCCACTTCATAATTCGTTCCTACTGCGATGACTATCACCGCACTGTCAGCATCCGATACTGTGACAGTTGCTTTGGATGCTTCAACCGTTCCGCCCTGCGGAATGACCTTAAACTGCCCCTCAAACTTGATGTCGTAGTAAGTCATCACACCAGAGAGCGTAACTGTATCCCCCTCTGCCGAAACGGAGCCAGTCTTGCCATCGCCGATGAATGGAATCGTCGGACGCAATGTGAAGGAAAGTTTGCCCGGCTCCGAAGCTTTCAAGCGAACCACCATGACCTTGTCGGGGTAGCTAGTGAAATATTCCCGTGAATAAGACACACCACCGTGCTCATACTGCACCGAAGAGACACCTTCATTTAAGTTCAAGTCCCGGACGTAATTGCTGGCCTGATCATGCTCGAAATCAATGTAAACCTCGGCAAAGTTGTTCACACCACGCCGTTTCAATCCACTATTTTTGTCCGCCCAATCATAGAGACTATTTTCAGTGATTTGGATACGATCGGTCGCAGTGCCGCCGAAAATGTTGACGCCCATGTAGCCATTGCCCATTGGGATCGAAGCGTTGGCCCAGCCCAAGTCGCTGTCTGGGGCTGGTGCGTCATACCAAAGCCGGAGCGCCTTACCCGGCTGCTCCGCAATCAGTTCAGAGTTCTGCTCCGCAGCCAAATTACCAGCCAAGCCTGTGAGGCATAAACCAGCGCACAAAATATGTTTTACTATCTTCATATCAATTTTCAATTTTCAGAGTTTTATGGACTATAACGCAGATTCGGCAGGTTGAACACCACGTATAAACGTGGTTTTTCCACTAAAATGAAGGAGTCCACCCCTTCAAACAACAAAGCCTAGCAGACTCTTTGGTCTGCTAGGCTTTGGCTGAATAATATTTGAAGTAATGGCCAATCGCGACCGACACCACCTTAGGCAGGCAATTCGTAACCAGCACGGCGTGGACGGCCTTGCATCGATTGTGCTTCCTTGTCTCCTATGATTTGCTCGGCCTGAGGGTCCCATTCGATGGTTCGTCCTAAACGCTCCGCAATTGCAGAGAGTTGACAAACAGCCCCAGTGCGATTGCCCACAGTTGCTGGGCAGACCGTAGCCTCGCGCGATTGCACACAGTCGATAAAGTTACGGCGATGGTCCTTTGACTCGTAAACTAGAGTGTCAGCATCCGTAAACCGGTGACGAACCAGTTCTTTAGGCGTCGTCTCGATCTTACCTCGACTGACAAGCACCTCTCCCTCTGTGCCGATGAAGCGAATGTTATGCCCTTTGGAGTTCTTATCACGCCAAACAGTAATACCATCTGCATACTTATAGTGATCGTGAGTAGCACCGTTAAAGCCTTTCGGAGTAAACTCAACAGGGCCGCCGTTGTCGTGACCAAGTGCCCACTGGACGATGTCGTAATGGTGCGCGCCAATATCTCCATATTTGCGATTGCCGTAGTCCCAATAGCAGCGCCAGCCTCCCCTGAAGCTACCTAAGGCTCGGTTCTTTGAATATTCGTAAAACGGTGTCGCTCCGAGCCAGCGGTCATAGTCGAAGCCGTCCGGCACGGGCACAATTTTCTCATTAGCGGGCGGTTGCGGAAAGCCCCCCAACTGACAGTGCACTTCTTGCACTTCACCAATCATACCATTACTCACAAGGTTTGCAGCGATACGGAAATACACACTTGAGCGCTGCTGAGAGCCGACTTGTAGCACGCGCTGGTATTTCTCCTGCGCTTTGACCACCGCTTTGCCTTCTTCGATGGTTAAAGTCATAGGCTTTTCAACATAAACATCCTTACCTGCTTTCATCGCTGCGATCGTGAGCGCAGCGTGCCAGTGATCCGGTGTCGCAATGCAAACGATATCGACGTCAGGATTCGATAAAACGTCTTCATAATTCGCATGCGTCGCGACGTCTTTGAAACCCTTTTTACGAAGGAGCCCCTGCGCTCTACTCATCTGAGAGGTGCGGACATCACAGACCGCTATCGGTTGTATCTCCTTCATCCCCGGGAAGGATGCGAGGTGTCCTTTGGCAATCAGGCCAGTGCCTATAAACCCAAGTCCAATGCGAGAGTTGGCCGCATTTTTATCTGCGTTTCCAAGCGTCTGAGCCTTTATAATCTGAGGGGCGGCGATCAGTGC
The window above is part of the Lentimonas sp. CC4 genome. Proteins encoded here:
- a CDS encoding alpha-L-fucosidase, which codes for MISEKNLRSRLRLLRRGFACEDRAKATSTHSGVTPPAHAGAATVRRNSRWIALAAIVSMVSAVAPVCAQSKDSPPVVAFELSPDDVTAMVASRGVIGGNAEPHFRSGNVVYKFESPEDTVTWKVVVPEDGHYDVNVLFSTQNPTQIEVSSGDSVLNAPAMLRTWKGKPYFWRQAMPGTLALKAGENEVTFRLPEAKPIPGRNDDAPRFGQGVTENFHLFSIELGTAEARAGEVERAKEIRGDASWMVDEKYGIFVHWSARSRSFHGDKQRADWFQESVKLFDVDVFADAVERTGAAWVTFTATHQGFYWPAPNEAVDQVAPGRTSERDLLGEIIDALDQRGIRTLFYLHTGYNGYDPEVWREALGANELGSTAFSDHIEAILRECSLRYGDKLMGFGYMDGALAWDYPLNPDWEAWARAIKAGNPKAVVGLSTNRGPMVSPFSELGVTDSASTISRHDPQLFGPGKQYGDVLPAWWCLMDKNGWYPAKPLNGKISDGPTHSTEEYVAFFKSMAEEGIPVTMNLIMPADVTAEHPVFDPEIMAVMEAVRKAIRGE
- a CDS encoding glycoside hydrolase family 95 protein translates to MKIVKHILCAGLCLTGLAGNLAAEQNSELIAEQPGKALRLWYDAPAPDSDLGWANASIPMGNGYMGVNIFGGTATDRIQITENSLYDWADKNSGLKRRGVNNFAEVYIDFEHDQASNYVRDLNLNEGVSSVQYEHGGVSYSREYFTSYPDKVMVVRLKASEPGKLSFTLRPTIPFIGDGKTGSVSAEGDTVTLSGVMTYYDIKFEGQFKVIPQGGTVEASKATVTVSDADSAVIVIAVGTNYEVDPKVFLTAQPTEKLAGFPHPHEKVSQYIADAAALSYEELLANHQADYKELYDRVSLDLGATQPSIPTDEMVDAYPNGASDLYLEELAFQFGRYMLICSSRAGTLPPHLQGIWNVYARPPWSSQYLHDTNVQMAYAPVFSANLPELFESYAGYFNAFVHRQREYADQYIKQYNPSQLDPDGDNGWSGPFWSNPYNVPGKTPIAGFGTGGWICHMFWDYYDFTRDEALLDETVYPVLYEQSNFISRFVQEIDGKLLAKPSSSPEQYLEGKKKRETIGTTFDQQMFYETHYHTLKAAKILGNTDERLALYEEQLPLLDPIQIGKSGQIKEFREEEFYADAGKSIDPHHRHTSMLLGSYPGQLINGSTPAWLDAVKETLTLRTRKSNIGWARAERVAFWARVYDGDEAYLFYRDLLEGNFMHNLFNDHRGGPLFQADGNYGATAGVAELLLQSQDYVLSPLAALPSAWPDGSYRGLLARGNFEVSAQWSNGQASQLEVLSNAGGTLKLRYPNIAKAAIKTSEGQAVTFAAKGTDQVSIESTKGETYVVSEIPAYVPVAAPSNLKIEQGNRFNRIKLSWAESADAASYNLYRAVGNAPDYELIASDIKGTVFNYKVTDIKEIEQMTLKVAAVGANGRESVHGATVIWLAE
- a CDS encoding Gfo/Idh/MocA family oxidoreductase produces the protein MSSYSKNTSRRTFIKNSAFAAGALIAAPQIIKAQTLGNADKNAANSRIGLGFIGTGLIAKGHLASFPGMKEIQPIAVCDVRTSQMSRAQGLLRKKGFKDVATHANYEDVLSNPDVDIVCIATPDHWHAALTIAAMKAGKDVYVEKPMTLTIEEGKAVVKAQEKYQRVLQVGSQQRSSVYFRIAANLVSNGMIGEVQEVHCQLGGFPQPPANEKIVPVPDGFDYDRWLGATPFYEYSKNRALGSFRGGWRCYWDYGNRKYGDIGAHHYDIVQWALGHDNGGPVEFTPKGFNGATHDHYKYADGITVWRDKNSKGHNIRFIGTEGEVLVSRGKIETTPKELVRHRFTDADTLVYESKDHRRNFIDCVQSREATVCPATVGNRTGAVCQLSAIAERLGRTIEWDPQAEQIIGDKEAQSMQGRPRRAGYELPA